CTTCTGAGACCGACGGGCAACAGTGCTCGCGGGACTTGCGCGAACAGCTATTTCGCCGCGATGGGCGCCCACGCGCCTCATCGCGCAGGGCTCGTTTGGCTTTCCACGCATTCCCCAGGCACGGTACCTAGGGAATGCGAAGCCGGAGAAGGCCCGCGGTGACCTTCAACGACTGAGGTGCGAGCTCAGCCAGTCAAGCCGAGTGGACCAGGGCGTCGTTCTCGAAGCGTGTCCGCTCTCTCGCGGTGTGGGGTTCGGAATATTCCAACTGCCCGATGGGATCCCGGACAATCACATTGATTCCGTCCCACCAGCCTTCGCGGGCTTCCCGAAGCTGATCGGGACTGTGGTCGCCCCGATTTCACTCCGGGCAGGCTTCGAACAACATCCGAAACTCTCGGTGCGCACGGACGAAGTCGCGGCTCGCCTGCCGGACGTGTGCGTAGTTGGCGTCGTCCACGACGATCACGACCCTTGAGCGCAGGAGGGGCATGACGAAATGACGGCACATCGGCTGACTTCAGTAGTCGCGCGGAAGACCGCTGAGCTTCTGACCCGACTGGGCAGAGAGAGACTTCCCACCGCTCCTACACGAGGACACCGTTCCCCGAGGCTTCGGCAATCACCTCGACGATCGTGGGCAGCACGCCTGTTTGTGTCATTCTCTTACGAAGTAAGAGTGTCAGCAGAAAACTTTCCGTGATGTTCTATTGTCAGCCACATGGCTGGTGACACCAAGGATTCAGACGATGCCAAAGTACGCGAAGACCCCTGAAGCGATCTCTGCCCTGACCCCCGAGCAGTACCGTGTCACTCAGGAGAGCGGTACCGAGCAGCCCGGCACGGGAGCATACCTAGACAACAAACAGCCGGGGATCTACGTGGACATCGTTTCCGGCGAGCCTCTCTTCGCCTCGTCTGACAAGTACGAGTCCGGCTGTGGGTGGCCGAGCTTTACCAAGCCGATCGAAACGGAGCACGTGCAGGAATTGACTGACCGGACCCTCGGCAGGACCCGGACGGAAGTGCGGTCGCTCCACGGCGATAGCCACCTCGGTCACGTGTTCACGGACGGGCCCATGGATCGCGGAGGGCTGCGCTACTGCATCAACGGCGCCTCCCTGCGGTTCGTCCTCAGAGGCGATATGGAAGCTGAGGGCTACGGCGACTACCTCGGACAGGTCGAAGATCTGGGGTCGGATACCTGACCCCGCGACCGCGACCCGAGGCAGACCCAATGCATCCTCCCGTCAGCTTCGACTTTGACAACAGCTATGCCAGAGACCTCGAGGGGTTCTACGTAGCCTGGCAAGGTGAGCAGCCACCTGAACCGAAGATCATTCAGCTGAATCGCGACCTGGCTGTCGATCTGGGACTCGACCCGGACGCCCTGTCGAACGAGCAGGGTGCCAAATATTTCTCCGGAGCACTCGCACCCGAGGGGGCCCAACCGTTAGCCCAGGCCTACGCTGGTCACCAGTTCGGCAACTTCTCACCCCAACTGGGGGACGGGCGCGCGATGCTGCTGGGTGAAGTTCTCGACCGGGGCGGGAGCCGGTGGGATCTCCAGCTCAAGGGGTCGGGACGCACGCCGTTCTCGCGAGGCGGCGATGGCAAAGCCGTCCTGGGCCCCGTACTTCGAGAGTATCTGATGGGCGAGGCCATGCATGCCCTGGGTATTCCGACTACACGTGCACTCGCTGCAGTGACCACCGGCGACACGGTCATGCGCCAAGAGGGCCCTCAACCGGGGGCGATCCTCGCCCGGATCGCCTCGAGTCATTTGCGTGTCGGGACGTTTGAGTTCTTCGCTGCCAGGAAGGAGACTGCCCGAGTCCAGCAGCTCGCCGACTATGCAATCTTGCGTCACTTCCCGGAGTTGGCGGACTCTGAGAATCGCTACCTAGGACTGCTACGTGCGGTACGGGACCGACAAGCTACTCTGGTCGCCCAATGGCTGTCCGTTGGTTTCGTGCACGGAGTGATGAACACGGACAACACCACCATCTCCGGTGAAACGCTCGACTATGGGCCGTGCGCGTTCATGGACAGCTATGATCCCGGAGCCGTCTTCAGCTCGATCGACCGTCAGGGTCGATATGCGTACGGAAACCAGCCGGCCATCACGCAATGGAACCTGGCTCGGCTAGCCGAGACCCTGCTCGAGTTGATCGACCCGGAGGACACAGACAATGCCGTGCGACTGGCCACGATTGAGCTCGATGCATTCCCAACGGTCTATCAAGACGCATGGCTAGCGACCATGGCCGCCAAGCTCGGACTCGTCGAGAGCGAGGCAGGTGATCTTGACCTGATCAACGACCTGCACGGCGACATGAACGGACAGAACGTCGACTTCACATTGGTGTTTCGCCGTCTGGCCGATGGCCTGCGCGGCGAGGTGGACCCCGCACGCGCCTTGTTCGACGAGCCGACGGCGCTGGATCCGTGGCTCGAACGTTGGTCAGCACGGCTGGATCGTCAGGACATCGACCTGAACACGTGCGCGGACGCGATGGACCGGGTGAACCCCGTGTACATCGCTCGGAATCACAAGGTGGAGGAAGCGCTTCAGGCAGCCGCGGAGTCGTCTGATTTTCGACCATTCGAACGGCTTCTAGCCGTGCTCGCTCAGCCATACGAGCGGGCGGCTGGGCAGGAAGCCTTCGAAGGACCAGCACCAGCCGATTTTGGTCCGTACACGACCTTCTGTGGCACCTGAGGGAAAGGACCGCGCCAGGCGCAATCACGGCGGCACCCTGGAGTGGGCCCTCCCGCCCTGTCTCCTGACAGCGGTTGGGGGGCATACACATCGGACAAGTCTGGGCGGACCGTAGCCTACGTTCGATCGTTTCCAGACGCTGGGGCCGGCAAGAAGTACATCTCCGCCTCTGGTGGCGACAACCCGACCTGGCCGCCCGATCTACGCGGTCAGCACCGATGAGCAGAGGTTCGTAATGCGGCAGTGGGATTCTTCTACAGGCCCCCCGGAGCTGGTGCCGGTCCGGAACTGATTCGAAGAGCTTCGAGGGCTGGTGCCTCGATAGCCCCCTGCGTCACCGGTTCGCACAGCTGAACGCGAGTAGCGGGGCCCGACCCGACTCTCTAGAATCTGCGGATCTGCTAGCTGCCTGGTAGTTCCGACTCCGAGAACCATCATGACCCTTCGTCCATACGGCACGTGAAAAATTCACTTCCGGTCCTGCTGCTGACTCTCGCCAGCTGCCAAGTGGCTCCCGAGTACCCGACGACGCTCGACATGACCACCTGGTCGGTAGCCGCCATCGATCCCGAGACGGGAGATGTCGGCGTCGCCGGGGCTTCGTGCGTCGCGACACACGCCGATGCGCTCGCAGCGCTCGTGCCCGGAAAAGGGGCTGCTGCCACGCAGGCGGGCTTTGACATCAACAATCGGAACGTCGTCTACCAGGCACTTCAGGAAGGGCTCACCGCGGAGGAGATCGTGAAGCGCGTTACCGATCCTGCGGTGGACAGCCTGACCAGTCGCCGGCAGTACGGCGTGGTCACTCTGAACGACGGCGCGGTGCATGTAGCCGGGTTCACGGCGCCGGAGCGTCGCGGAGTCACGGGCGAGCCCGACCCCACCAGGTGGGCCGGCGTCATGGGTGACCCCAAATGGGGGGTCACCGTCCAAGGCAATACGCTCGTGAACGAGCGAGTCGTGGCCGATGGACTGGAAGCCTTCCGCTGGGAGGATCCGACCGGCTTCAACACGCTGTCCGACCGACTCATGCGTGCGCTCGAGGCGGGATCCGTCGCAGGTGGTGATGTCCGCTGCAATAACGAGACGACACGTCAGACCGCAGCCCTGGCGTTCATCGTCGTGGCGCGAGGGACCGACCCACCCTACGCGACCGAGAGCATCGGAATGAGCGATCAGGGCACGGACGCCGCACCGTGGCTGGCGATTTCCGTGGCTGTCGAGCGCGGAGGTGACAATCCCCTGCTCGAGCTCAGACTGCGATACGACCAGTGGCGGCGCGGGAGCTGAGCTGAGACCGGACCCCAGCTCCCGCCTTTTACCGCCTATGTCTTGCCGAACTCCTCCATGATGGCGGCTGCGTATTTGATCCCCTGGAGGTACTTGTCCACGTGAATGTTCTCGTCCGGCGCATGGAGGTTCGCGCCCGGGTTGGCGAAACCGGTGAGGACGCACGGAATCCACACATGCCGCAGGATCGCACCCTCGGCGGACACGCCATTCACGACGGGTAGCTCGCCGTAGACCTCAGTGGCGGCGGCGATGATCGCTTGGCTGATGTCTTCTTTCACCGAAATTTTGTACGGGGGCTCAGCACCATCGAAAGCCTCTACCTCGATATGGCCGAAACCGTGCTTTTCGAGGTGCGCTTTCAGTTTCCTGATCGCATCGACAGGCTGAATGTTCGGGATCAACCTGAAGTCCATTCGGACCCTGGCTTCGTTAGGGATGATTGTCTTCCTCCCCTGGCCGGTGTAGCCAGCGATCATCCCCTGGATGTTCGCGGTCGGTTCGTACGTCCGTGCACGGATCGCATCGACGCCGTCGCGGCCGAGAGCAAACTCGGAGATGCCCCACTCCTCCTTTAGCGCGTTCAGGTCGACCCGAGCCGCCTTGTCGGCCAGCTGCTCTTCGTCATCCGGACCGAGTTGCCAAATACCCTCTTCCCAGTCTTCGATGAGGATCCGGCGATTCCGATCGAGGATCGTGTTCAGCGCCCATATGAGTTCCCAAACGGGCGACTCGACCAACGGGAAGTTCAGCGAGTGCACATCCGTGTTCGCACCGCGTGCGATGAGCTCGACGAATAGCACGGACTTGAGGCCCAGTGAGACGTCCGGGACCTCGGTCCCGGTCTCCATTGACCCGTCGAGACAGTGCATCCCGTCAGCCTTGAGAAGCTCTTCGTTCTTAGCAGCCCAGGCCGCGAGGTTCGGCGAGCCAATCTCCTCTTCGCCTTCGATGAGGAACTTGAGGTTCACCGGCACCTCTCCTCGCACCTGCAGGAATGCCTTCGCGGCCTTCTGGAAGGCCAGCACCCCTGACTTGTTGTCCGTGGACCCCCGCCCGTACAGAACCCCATCGACGATATCGCCAGACCACGGGCCGCCGTGGCTCCACTCGTCGAGTGGCTCGGGTGGCTGCACGTCATAGTGTGAGTAGCACAGGATGGTTTTTGCCGGCTTCGTTGCCTCGAGGTGACCGAAGACGACCGGGGGGCCCTCTTCCAACTCGTGGAAGTCAGCTGGAAGTCCGTCATCGTGCATCATGTCGCGAACGATGGCGGCACACTCCCGTAGTCCCACGCCCTGAGCAGAGATCGAGGGCTGCTGGACCAGGCGCTGCAGGTCTCCCACACACTCGTCGGCGTTGGCATCGATCCAGTCGTAGATGTCCTGCATGCTCATGAAGCGGATTCCTGCTGGGAGAGGGCCCATGCGTCGAGTCGTTGACCTGACAAGTGCATGGGACAGGTCGCGAGGTGCGCGAATGCTGGCGCGAGAAGAATTGGATCTACCCACTTCTCGCGAAGCTCGGGCGGGTAGGTGGTCTCAGACATGGGCGTGTGCATGAACATCCCCGGCGTGATAGTCACGGAAAGGATACCGGCCGACGCACCTTCCAGAGCCAGGGATTTCGAAAAGCCCTCCAAGGCATGCTTCGCCGCGCAGTAGCCGGCCTCTTCCGCGAACCCTTCAATCCCCGAACGAGACGAGACAAACACGAGGCTGCCGCCGCGGTCTTTCATGCCCGACCACACGGCCTTGGTCAGCTGGAAGGCTGCCTGGATTCCCACATTGAGCGTCGCCTGAAAAGCGTCGAGACTCACATCGTCGAGCGGTGCCATCCGGAGGATCGCGGCGTTGTGGATGAGCGTATCCACCGGACCCGTCACGACCGCATCAATGGCCTGTCGTGTTGCCTTAGCATCGGAGAGGTCGACGACAGCGGTCAAAGCTCCCGGGCAAAGCGCCGCGATTTCAGCGAGCCCCTCCGCGTCGCGGTCCAGAAGAATCAGCCGCGCTCCAAGTCCGTGAAGGTGCCGGGCTATGGCAGCACCGAGCCCCTGGGCCGCGCCCGTGATGAGAATGCACTGCCCCTCAACCGCCGGCATGGACTTCCTCCGGCCGAACCGATCGTCGCTCCGCACCCGAGACCTTCACCGCATCGAGGACCATCTGATTGGCGAGTCCATCTGCGAACGTCGCCCCTCGGGGTGTCCTCCCCTCGCGAATCGCCGCTGCGAACTCCTGCAGCAGGGCTACGACAGACACGTTCCAGATGCCTTTGTTGACCCCCGGCAGGTCAGCGTTTGGGTCCAGGACCGTGATGTCTTCGAAGTCCTCACCCGCCCGCGCGAAGCAAAGCTTCTCATCATCGTTGGAAAGGGTGATGGTCCCCCGCGAACCAAAGATGCGAGTCGCGTTCCCCATGCCGTGAGCCGCGACTCCGGACATGAACACCTGCACGACTGCCCCAGAAGCCATCTCCAGGGTGAAGAAAGCGACGTCGTCCGCTGTAGCGGTCCAGGCATTGCCCGTAGACTTGTCTGTCCTGTCCGGCACCATGACCGGCGCAGCTCCGCTGACCCAGGCCACCTCACCGAGCCACCAGCGCAGGAGGTCCACCTGGTGGCTGCCGTTCGCACCGAGTCGTCCCCCGCCCTGCTCTGCGAGGCTCCACCAGTCCCCCTCGGGACGGCTGGCAGGGTCGCCCCACGTCGTTCCAACGTTGGAAATATCTGCGTGCCGGATTTCGCCCAGAGCTCCCTCCGCAATCAGCTCCGCGATGCGCATGCGGTTCGGATTAAAGCGGAGTTCATGGTCGATCATATGAATCCGCCCGGTCGCCTCAGCCGCCTGGAGCATGCTGGCAGCCTCTCCCGCATTCATTGCGGTCGGCTTCTCGCAGAGGACGTGAGCGCCCGCGGCGATCGCGGCCAGCGCTTGGGCCTCGTGCAGGACCGTGGGAGTCGCGATGCAGACCAGATCGAACGAGTGAGATGCCAGCATGGCTTCCCAGTCGTCGTAAGCGTGCGGCACACCGAATTCGGCAGCAGCAGCCTGAGCGCTCTCCATGCGCGCTGACGCCAGCGCCACAACCTCCGCCTCAGGCACGTGGCGAAGAGCCGGCAGGTATGCCGCCTTCGCGAAGCTCGCGCCGATGATCCCAACCTTCATTTGCTTCTCCTCAAGTGATGGGAGCGCCGGTGATGGTATCGCCAGACAGAACGGCCATACCGAAGCGGCATCCCTTACAAATCGTCAAGTGCGTTCCCGCAGTCGTGGGTCCAGGAAGTCCCGAAGCCAGTCTCCGAGGATGTTGAAGCTCAGTACCGTCAGGACGATAGCCACGCCCGGGAAGACCGCGAGCCACCACTTGTTCGCAATGAGCGAGTCTCGACTCTCGGCCAGCATGCTGCCCCACGTGGGGACCGACGGCGGCACGCCGAGGCCGAGAAAAGAAAGGGCTGCCTCGGAGAGGATCACCGACGCCACGTTGAACGACGCGATCACGGTGAGCGGAGCCAAGATGTTCGGGAGGATCGTCCGAAAGATGATCGACAGCGTGCTGTCACCCAGCGCACGCGCTGCTTCCACGAACTCCTTCTCGCGGAGGGAAAGCGTATCAGCACGCACAATACGCGCATACGTGACCCACTGACCCACGCCGAGTACGAGAACCAGGTTCCAGACCCCGGACCCCATAACGACCAGAAACATGATAGCCAGCAAAATGAACGGGAATGCGAGTTGGATATCTCCCAGGCGCATGATGACGTCATCAACCCACCCCCCGAAATACCCTGAAACGAGTCCTGCCGTGATCCCGATGCTTCCCCCCACCGTGATGCTGGCGATCCCGACCGTAAGCGAGATACGGGCGCCATAGAG
This genomic interval from Longimicrobiales bacterium contains the following:
- a CDS encoding YdiU family protein, whose protein sequence is MHPPVSFDFDNSYARDLEGFYVAWQGEQPPEPKIIQLNRDLAVDLGLDPDALSNEQGAKYFSGALAPEGAQPLAQAYAGHQFGNFSPQLGDGRAMLLGEVLDRGGSRWDLQLKGSGRTPFSRGGDGKAVLGPVLREYLMGEAMHALGIPTTRALAAVTTGDTVMRQEGPQPGAILARIASSHLRVGTFEFFAARKETARVQQLADYAILRHFPELADSENRYLGLLRAVRDRQATLVAQWLSVGFVHGVMNTDNTTISGETLDYGPCAFMDSYDPGAVFSSIDRQGRYAYGNQPAITQWNLARLAETLLELIDPEDTDNAVRLATIELDAFPTVYQDAWLATMAAKLGLVESEAGDLDLINDLHGDMNGQNVDFTLVFRRLADGLRGEVDPARALFDEPTALDPWLERWSARLDRQDIDLNTCADAMDRVNPVYIARNHKVEEALQAAAESSDFRPFERLLAVLAQPYERAAGQEAFEGPAPADFGPYTTFCGT
- a CDS encoding Gfo/Idh/MocA family oxidoreductase → MKVGIIGASFAKAAYLPALRHVPEAEVVALASARMESAQAAAAEFGVPHAYDDWEAMLASHSFDLVCIATPTVLHEAQALAAIAAGAHVLCEKPTAMNAGEAASMLQAAEATGRIHMIDHELRFNPNRMRIAELIAEGALGEIRHADISNVGTTWGDPASRPEGDWWSLAEQGGGRLGANGSHQVDLLRWWLGEVAWVSGAAPVMVPDRTDKSTGNAWTATADDVAFFTLEMASGAVVQVFMSGVAAHGMGNATRIFGSRGTITLSNDDEKLCFARAGEDFEDITVLDPNADLPGVNKGIWNVSVVALLQEFAAAIREGRTPRGATFADGLANQMVLDAVKVSGAERRSVRPEEVHAGG
- the msrB gene encoding peptide-methionine (R)-S-oxide reductase MsrB — its product is MPKYAKTPEAISALTPEQYRVTQESGTEQPGTGAYLDNKQPGIYVDIVSGEPLFASSDKYESGCGWPSFTKPIETEHVQELTDRTLGRTRTEVRSLHGDSHLGHVFTDGPMDRGGLRYCINGASLRFVLRGDMEAEGYGDYLGQVEDLGSDT
- a CDS encoding ABC transporter permease is translated as MTDLPTATPARDSELRREFRRAIRVMADARWPVLAVIILAVAAFAAIFGPLLSPFDPNRQNLALRLAEPLSAGPDGTVFLLGSDALGRDVFSRLLYGARISLTVGIASITVGGSIGITAGLVSGYFGGWVDDVIMRLGDIQLAFPFILLAIMFLVVMGSGVWNLVLVLGVGQWVTYARIVRADTLSLREKEFVEAARALGDSTLSIIFRTILPNILAPLTVIASFNVASVILSEAALSFLGLGVPPSVPTWGSMLAESRDSLIANKWWLAVFPGVAIVLTVLSFNILGDWLRDFLDPRLRERT
- a CDS encoding DUF1028 domain-containing protein, yielding MKNSLPVLLLTLASCQVAPEYPTTLDMTTWSVAAIDPETGDVGVAGASCVATHADALAALVPGKGAAATQAGFDINNRNVVYQALQEGLTAEEIVKRVTDPAVDSLTSRRQYGVVTLNDGAVHVAGFTAPERRGVTGEPDPTRWAGVMGDPKWGVTVQGNTLVNERVVADGLEAFRWEDPTGFNTLSDRLMRALEAGSVAGGDVRCNNETTRQTAALAFIVVARGTDPPYATESIGMSDQGTDAAPWLAISVAVERGGDNPLLELRLRYDQWRRGS
- a CDS encoding SDR family NAD(P)-dependent oxidoreductase; the encoded protein is MPAVEGQCILITGAAQGLGAAIARHLHGLGARLILLDRDAEGLAEIAALCPGALTAVVDLSDAKATRQAIDAVVTGPVDTLIHNAAILRMAPLDDVSLDAFQATLNVGIQAAFQLTKAVWSGMKDRGGSLVFVSSRSGIEGFAEEAGYCAAKHALEGFSKSLALEGASAGILSVTITPGMFMHTPMSETTYPPELREKWVDPILLAPAFAHLATCPMHLSGQRLDAWALSQQESAS
- a CDS encoding M20/M25/M40 family metallo-hydrolase, with the protein product MGPLPAGIRFMSMQDIYDWIDANADECVGDLQRLVQQPSISAQGVGLRECAAIVRDMMHDDGLPADFHELEEGPPVVFGHLEATKPAKTILCYSHYDVQPPEPLDEWSHGGPWSGDIVDGVLYGRGSTDNKSGVLAFQKAAKAFLQVRGEVPVNLKFLIEGEEEIGSPNLAAWAAKNEELLKADGMHCLDGSMETGTEVPDVSLGLKSVLFVELIARGANTDVHSLNFPLVESPVWELIWALNTILDRNRRILIEDWEEGIWQLGPDDEEQLADKAARVDLNALKEEWGISEFALGRDGVDAIRARTYEPTANIQGMIAGYTGQGRKTIIPNEARVRMDFRLIPNIQPVDAIRKLKAHLEKHGFGHIEVEAFDGAEPPYKISVKEDISQAIIAAATEVYGELPVVNGVSAEGAILRHVWIPCVLTGFANPGANLHAPDENIHVDKYLQGIKYAAAIMEEFGKT